From a single Pyxicephalus adspersus chromosome 11, UCB_Pads_2.0, whole genome shotgun sequence genomic region:
- the SCN3B gene encoding sodium channel regulatory subunit beta-3: MATWKDTSYWSLPLLLLFVRFCSPVCVEVPSGTEAVQGQNMTLLCISCMQREEVFAITNVEWYYEPSDGNGNRSLIYEYIDGRHNKPQSQFTGRLQWIGSKDLQDVSLILQNVTITDSGRFFCQVNRTLHFEAHQHSTQSNLEITLIVSKVASEDFTSVLSEIMMYIILAFLTLWLLIEVVYCYRKISKAEEVTQESVTDYLAIPSENKENCSVPVEE; the protein is encoded by the exons ATGGCTACCTGGAAGGACACATCATACTGGAGTCTTCCCCTTCTACTTCTGTTTG TTAGGTTCTGCTCACCTGTATGTGTTGAGGTTCCATCTGGGACAGAGGCCGTGCAAGGACAAAATATGACCCTGTTGTGCATCTCCTGCATGCAAAGAGAGGAGGTCTTCGCCATTACCAATGTCGAATGGTACTATGAACCCTCAGATGGAAACGGAAACAGATCACTT ATCTATGAATACATTGATGGAAGACACAATAAACCCCAAAGCCAATTTACAGGCCGCCTCCAATGGATTGGAAGCAAGGATCTGCAGGACGTCTCCCtcatattacaaaatgttacaattacCGATTCGGGGAGGTTTTTCTGCCAGGTTAACCGCACGCTGCATTTTGAGGCTCATCAGCACTCCACTCAAAGCAACTTAGAAATCACCCTCATTGTCTCCAAAGTAG CCAGTGAAGATTTTACGTCTGTCCTCTCGGAGATCATGATGTATATTATTCTGGCCTTTCTCACATTGTGGCTTTTGATAGAAGTTGTGTACTGTTACAGAAaaatctccaaggctgaagaagtgACTCAGGAAAGTGT